One region of Vespa crabro chromosome 15, iyVesCrab1.2, whole genome shotgun sequence genomic DNA includes:
- the LOC124429472 gene encoding prothoracicotropic hormone-like has translation MKINIFILYMILRGLLAQEKNLNFSFDRSKRDLSKSRALIDYDDFPENPNSLYYKQMYLSGGLNEVKRRNILYSQSFCPCESQYEIKDLGEGHYPRHLTVSHCKPKTCQDKFNSCKLLKYMVHILSQRDANNLTEDENSYMDENAPLPESLRHKWQLKPMYIAVACVPETEGRRN, from the exons atgaAGATCAACATTTTCATCttatat ATGATCCTACGAGGTCTTTTGGctcaagaaaaaaatcttaatttttcttttgatcgaTCAAAAAGAGATTTATCAAAATCAAGAGCTCTCATTGATTACGACGATTTTCCAGAAAATCCAAATTCATTGTACTATAAACAAATGTATCTCTCTGGTGGATTGAACGAAGTAAAACGAAGA AACATATTATACTCTCAAAGCTTCTGCCCTTGTGAAAGCCAATACGAGATAAAGGATTTAGGTGAAGGACATTATCCTAGACATTTAACAGTATCTCATTGCAAACCTAAAACATGTCaggataaatttaattcatgtaaattattaaaatatatg gtACACATTTTAAGTCAACGAGATGCAAACAATTTGACGGAAGATGAGAATAGTTACATGGACGAAAATGCACCACTTCCTGAATCGCTTCGTCATAAATGGCAATTGAAACCGATGTACATTGCGGTTGCTTGCGTGCCCGAAacagaaggaagaaggaattaa
- the LOC124429424 gene encoding cyclin-dependent-like kinase 5 — protein MQKYEKLEKIGEGTYGTVFKAKNRETHEIVALKRVRLDDDDEGVPSSALREICLLKELKHKNIVRLYDVLHSDKKLTLVFEHCDQDLKKYFDSLNGEIDLDVVKSFLYQLLRGLAFCHSRNVLHRDLKPQNLLINKNGELKLADFGLARAFGIPVKCYSAEVVTLWYRPPDVLFGAKLYTTSIDMWSAGCIFAELANAGRPLFPGSDVDDQLKRIFKMLGTPTEETWPELTILPDYKPFPQYHPTQGLAQVTPKLTSRGKDLLQRLLVCNPALRLSAEEAMAHPYFNDLNPAIKNDRCQ, from the exons ATGCAAAAATATGAGAAACTCGAAAAAATAGGAGAAG GCACTTATGGCACCGTTTTCAAAGCGAAGAACCGCGAAACTCACGAGATCGTCGCTTTAAAAAGAGTACGTTtggacgatgacgacgaa gGTGTGCCATCCTCAGCCCTTCGGGAGATCTGcttattaaaagaattaaaacataaaaatatagtgCGTCTTTATGATGTATTGCATAGTGATAAGAAACTTACTTTAGTCTTTGAGCACTGCGATCAAGATCTTAAAAAATACTTTGATAGTTTGAATGGAGAAATTGATTTAGACGTAGTGAAATCATTCTT aTACCAATTATTACGTGGACTAGCATTTTGTCACAGCCGTAATGTTCTCCACAGAGATCTCAAACCACAAAATTTACTAATCAATaag aatggCGAGTTAAAGCTTGCTGATTTTGGATTAGCACGAGCATTTGGCATTCCGGTTAAATGTTATTCTGCTGAGGTTGTTACATTATGGTACCGTCCACCAGATGTTCTTTTTGGAGCAAAACTATATACAACGTCCATTGATATGTGGAGTGCAGGATGTATATTTGCTG AGTTAGCTAATGCAGGGAGACCGCTTTTTCCTGGTTCTGATGTGGATGATCAATTGAAAAGGATTTTTAAAATGTTGGGTACACCAACAGAAGAAACATGGCCAGAGTTAACAATCTTGCCAGATTACAAACCTTTTCCACAATATCATCCAACACAAGGATTGGCTCAAGTTACACCAAAACTTACCTCAAGAGGAAAAGATTTATTACAG aGATTATTAGTGTGCAATCCGGCACTGCGATTGTCAGCAGAAGAAGCTATGGCGCATccttattttaatgatttaaacCCTGCCATTAAAAATGACCGTTGCCAATAG
- the LOC124429473 gene encoding uncharacterized protein LOC124429473 — protein MFFWAMKQHYKIVTDIADFNSMVNESRASLDYMKCKIMEAMDEIKEDVSKELCITDRLTKLSSRMAALSQRFNIVEEGVIEFVRMDHNMESVRVETPANINEEMDNILKSLIEKKQQREKH, from the exons ATG tTTTTCTGGGCAATGAAACAGCATTATAAAATCGTGACAGACATCGCAGATTTTAATTCAATG GTAAACGAATCTCGCGCCAGTTTGGATTATATGAAATGCAAAATAATGGAGGCAATGGATGAG ATCAAGGAAGACGTTAGCAAGGAACTCTGCATTACCGATCGTTTGACAAAACTTAGCTCAAGAATGGCTGCATTATCTCAACGATTCAACATCGTTGAAGAGGGTGTGATAGAG tTTGTACGTATGGATCATAACATGGAAAGCGTTAGAGTGGAAACACCGGCTAACATAAACGAGGAAATGGATAATATACTTAAGAGTTTAATCGAAAAGAAACAACAGCGAGAGAAACATTGA
- the LOC124429564 gene encoding uncharacterized protein LOC124429564 has translation MKTHVISSIIASIFLVASIEISALQIQNDANQAQRENYQPIVTDFLIKYLDDHKPGISNAKKIIGTNEQNVVKRNLDQIGGGNLVRSLYEPSRKQEIVKDTINDPNSIRLSNLKSLFKSRNEADDRTMRNLDQIGGGNLVRSSNIFGTSFLRNLDQIGGGNLVRNLDQIGGGNLVRNLDHIGGGNLVRNLDHIGGGNLVRNLDHIGGGNLVRNLDHIGGGNLVRNLDQIGGGNLVRNLDHIGGGNLVRNLDHIGGGNLVRNLDQIGGGNLVRNLDQIGGGNLVRNLDQIGGGNLVRNLDHIGGGNLVRNLDHIGGGNLVRNLDHIGGGNLVRNLDQIGGGNLVRDVDRFYECIPDGLNVDNIGGGHLLRSTRRNFDFYPGLIYEKQRYFPLRRPSTLNPRIGDYEENYPLVLDRLGKRNFDEIDANGFDNFYKRNFDEIDRVGWSGFVKRLSNYLVKQQQQQQQQP, from the exons ATGAAGACACACGTGATTTCATCCATTATTGCGAGCATATTTCTCGTCGCTTCTATTGAAATTTCGGCCCTACag ATACAGAACGATGCTAATCAAGCACAACGAGAAAATTACCAGCCAATTGTGACGGACTTTTTGATCAAATACTTAGACGATCATA aacCGGGTATATCAAATGCCAAAAAAATCATCGGAACAAATGAACAAAATGTTGTCAAACGAAATTTGGACCAAATTGGTGGTGGTAATCTCGTTAGAAGCCTATACGAACCTTcgagaaaacaagaaatagtAAAAGATACAATAAACGATCCAAATTCGATTAGATTGAGTAATCTAAAGAGTTTGTTCAAATCGAGAAACGAGGCTGATGATCGTACAATGCGTAATCTCGATCAGATCGGTGGTGGAAATCTCGTTAGAAGTTCAAATATATTTGGCACCAGTTTCCTAAGAAATTTAGATCAAATCGGCGGTGGAAATCTCGTGAGAAATTTGGATCAGATCGGCGGTGGAAATCTAGTGAGAAATTTGGATCATATCGGCGGTGGAAATCTAGTGAGAAATTTAGATCATATTGGCGGTGGAAATCTAGTGAGAAATTTGGATCATATTGGCGGTGGAAATCTAGTGCGAAATTTGGATCATATTGGCGGTGGAAATCTCGTGAGAAATTTGGATCAAATCGGCGGTGGAAATCTAGTGAGAAATTTGGATCATATTGGCGGTGGAAATCTAGTGAGAAATTTGGATCATATTGGCGGTGGAAATCTCGTGAGAAATTTGGATCAGATCGGCGGTGGAAATCTAGTGAGAAATTTGGATCAGATCGGCGGTGGAAATCTAGTGAGAAATTTGGATCAGATCGGCGGTGGAAATCTAGTGAGAAATTTGGATCATATTGGCGGTGGAAATCTAGTGAGAAATTTGGATCATATCGGCGGTGGAAATCTCGTGAGAAATTTGGATCATATTGGCGGTGGAAATCTCGTGAGAAATTTGGATCAAATCGGCGGTGGAAATCTCGTCCGTGATGTTGATCGTTTCTACGAGT GTATACCAGATGGACTTAATGTAGACAATATTGGTGGTGGCCATTTGTTACGATCAACTCGTCGtaatttcgatttttatcCTGGTCTGATCTATGAGAAACAACGATATTTTCCTTTGAG AAGACCTTCAACATTGAATCCACGAATTGGTGATTATGAAGAGAACTATCCATTGGTGCTCGATCGTTTAGGTAAGAGAAACTTCGATGAAATTGATGCAAATGGATTCGACAActtttacaaaagaaattttgatgAGATCGATCGTGTCGGTTGGAGTGGATTCGTTAAAAGATTGAGTAATTACTTGGTcaagcagcaacaacaacaacaacaacaaccttAA
- the LOC124429341 gene encoding 26S proteasome non-ATPase regulatory subunit 5, which translates to MAEWFQIKVDRLIKVNNNEEKKDILTEIKIKLGSYNHAEIEAIARSLDASSLFLLFSSNDREVTEQICIIFKTLFEVLEPGEIYQKYPARVYELISHSDVSVRSLILKELLSTASNQQTQLLLLADVNLIVAVIKRISDEDLTVATSAMCIIKEIGKDMNGLKILYHGEPLRTFAKLVVKNDNVSFRIYDVIINIAKNSKEALEATIQSGFLNSLINILQDDDILLQMNALETLTELALTEEGLNYLEQQDVLTGLVQKIAQANENPLSSLLIPGLMKFFGNVARLWPNEIFSKYPIVVSSLFEVLDNDNHIILNVALDTLGHVASSVEGKYALQELGDSMLYALKKIAEIIQRMPTELRISSMNNLTLILNVQKIEQDNRILSLTKSWFDALCDDPLGLIVGLSKQPFADIRSASLEVLAVVASQAWGQEYISTYPGLIEFLLDRNIESFKECKEIKYKVVKCLSEAESYIFDANTMQKFKQFVNEGPFYVETNTEIAFESAT; encoded by the exons ATGGCGGAGTGGTTTCAAATAAAAGTTGATCGCCtcattaaagttaataataatgaagaaaagaaagatattttgactgaaatcaaaataaaattgggAAGTTATAATCATGCAGAAATTGAAGCCATTGCACGAAGTTTGGATGCtagttctttatttcttctcttttcgtctAACGACAG AGAAGTCACAgaacaaatatgtataatattcaaAACTTTATTTGAAGTATTGGAACCAGGggaaatttatcaaaaatatccaGCAAGAGTATATGAATTAATATCTCATTCTGATGTATCAGTTAGATCTCTTATATTGAAGGAGCTATTGTCTACTGCTTCTAATCAACAAACGCAGCTTTTATTACTTGCAGATGTTAATTTAATAGTTGCAGTTATAAAGAGAATAAGTGATGAAGATTTGACCGTTGCCACATCAGCAATGTGTATCATAAAAGAAATTGGAAAGGATATGAAtggtttgaaaattttatatcacgGTGAACCTTTAAGAACATTTGCCAAATTGgtcgttaaaaacgataatgtaAGCTTCCGGATTTATGatgttataataaacataGCCAAAAATTCCAAGGAAGCTCTGGAAGCAACGATACAATCAGGATTTTTGAACAGTCTTATCAATATTTTGCAAGatgatgatatattattacaaatgaatGCTTTGGAAACTTTGACAGAATTAGCTTTGACAGAAGAAGGCTTGAATTATTTGGAACAGCAAGATGTTTTGACAGGACTTGTTCAGAAAATTGCACAAGCTAATGAAAATCCCTTGTCAAGTTTATTAATTCCTGGCCTTATGAAATTCTTTGGAAATGTTGCAAGATTGTGGccaaatgaaatattctcgAAATATCCAATTGTAGTCTCTTCATTATTTGAAGTACTTGACAAtgataatcatattattttaaatgttgCATTAGATACGCTGGGTCATGTTGCATCAAGTGTTGAAGGAAAATACGCATTACAAGAATTGGGAGATTCTATGCTATATGCTCTGAAGAAAATTGCAGAAATTATTCAAAGAATGCCAACAGAGTTAAGAATCTCCAGTATGAATAATCTCACTCTCATTCTTAATGTACAGAAGATTGAACAagataatagaattttatctTTGACAAAGTCATGGTTCGATGCTCTTTGTGATGATCCATTAGGATTAATAGTTGGACTGTCTAAGCAGCCATTTGCTGACATCAGGTCTGCCAGCTTAGAGGTTCTAGCAGTTGTGGCATCTCAAGCATGGGGTCAAGAGTATATATCTACTTATCCAGGTTTAATAGAGTTTCTTCTTGACAGAAACATTGAAAGCTTCAAAGAGTGCAAGGAAATTAAATACAAAGTTGTTAAATGTTTGTCTGAAGcagaatcatatatatttgatgCAAATACCATGCAAAAATTTAAACAGTTTGTTAATGAAGGTCCATTCTATGTTGAAACAAATACAGAAATTGCATTTGAAAGTGCTACATAA